Within Pseudomonas sp. LBUM920, the genomic segment CGTGGCCATGGCGCTGTTTCCGGACTTTTTGCTGCTCGATATGGCCGGTCCACTCGAAGTGTTTTCCATCGCCAATCGCTACCTGCCGGCGAACGCTCACTATCAGATCCTGACCATTGGCACCGAACCTGGGCTGCTGCGCGCCTCCAATGGTGTGCAGGTGCAACCCGACCTGTTATTGGCGCAGGCTCACGACGCCTATGACCTGTTGCTGGTGCCGGGCGGCCCCGGTGCCTATAACGAGTGCCATCCTGCGCTGTTGCCCTGGCTCAAGGCCGCCGCACCCAGGGCGCGACGCTTTGGCTCGATCTGCACCGGTGCCTTTGTGCTGGGGCATGCCGGACTGCTCGACGGCCACCGCGTGACCACCCACTGGCATTACACCGAACGCCTGATCAAGGGCTTCCCCAAGGCTATCGTCGAGACCGATCGTATCTATTTGCAGGATGGCCGCTTGATCACCTCCGGCGGGGTGACCGCCGGTATCGACCTGGCGCTGTCGGTCGTCGCCCAGGACCATGGCAAACAGGTGGCGGTGGACGTGGCCAAGGTGTTGCTGGTGGTGATGAAACGCCAGGGCGGCCAGGCCCAGTTCAGCCCGATGACGGCGGCTGTGGCGCCGTTGGAAACGGCGATCACCCGTGTGCAGAACCAGGTGCTGGCGCAGTTGGACCAGCCCTTTACCATCGACTCAATGGCCGCGTTGGCGGGCATGAGCGCGCGGCACTTCACGCGGCTGTTTGCCAAGGAGGTGCAGATGACGCCCATGGCGTTCCTGCAAGGCGCGCGCATCGACCGCGCCCGGCAGTTGCTGGAAACCACCGACCTGCCACTCAAGACCGTGGCGTTTCGCGCAGGGTTTGGCAGCGTGCGGCATATGCGTTTTCTGTTCAGTGAAAAGCTCGGCCTGAACCCTACGCAATACCGACAACAGTTCAGTTAACGACAGGATGTCTGTTTCGCGCACCTGATTGGCCGTGGCGCTCCCCGTGCCAGCATTGTCCTGTCATGGCGAGCTGGCAAGATAGCCACAGGCCCATGGAAAAGGATGCGCAAACGCCCAAGGCCGGGTGTTCCAGCGCTTTGACCCGCATGCACAACCCACACGCAGTCAGCTTTGGCCCCTACACCTTTCAC encodes:
- a CDS encoding GlxA family transcriptional regulator — encoded protein: MKTVAMALFPDFLLLDMAGPLEVFSIANRYLPANAHYQILTIGTEPGLLRASNGVQVQPDLLLAQAHDAYDLLLVPGGPGAYNECHPALLPWLKAAAPRARRFGSICTGAFVLGHAGLLDGHRVTTHWHYTERLIKGFPKAIVETDRIYLQDGRLITSGGVTAGIDLALSVVAQDHGKQVAVDVAKVLLVVMKRQGGQAQFSPMTAAVAPLETAITRVQNQVLAQLDQPFTIDSMAALAGMSARHFTRLFAKEVQMTPMAFLQGARIDRARQLLETTDLPLKTVAFRAGFGSVRHMRFLFSEKLGLNPTQYRQQFS